DNA from Bacteroides zoogleoformans:
TATTTATTTGGACTACTATACAAGTGATGTTATTAGAAAAGAGAATTATGTTGGTTCGTCTTTTATAGAATTTTACTTATATCATTGAGTGTCTTAAAATAATAGTCTGCACGTATAGGATTAGATACATTATTGCTCCATAAAACCAATCCGGAATCAACACCGGCATTGTTAGCACATTGAATATCATAAATACTATCACCAATGTAGAGAGCGTTTTCGGGGCTTACATGGGCTTTAGCCAAATATGCAACTAAGGGTGCTGCTTGGGGCTTATGTTCATCAGTATCATCGGCACATACAATTGTGGAAAAATAGTCCGCTAACCCTAATGGCTCAAAATCAGAATAATATTCTTGATATGTTTTGGAGGTTACAATGCCTAAAATATAGCCTCTTGATAAAAGGGATTGCAAGCATTCTTTGATACCTTGAAAAGGTTGAATAGTGTACTGGAGCAATTTCATATTCCTATCCCATCGTTTCAATGCATCTTCTATGTCGGGTATTTTGAGTAATTCCAACGCATTTCTTCCGGTAATGCCTAAAGCAAATTTCAGACTTTCATATTGAGGTGCGCTTCCTGTTATTTCTGTAATTGTTTTTATTAAAGAGT
Protein-coding regions in this window:
- a CDS encoding HAD family hydrolase → MKYKHIVFDIDGTLIDTEYAVINSLIKTITEITGSAPQYESLKFALGITGRNALELLKIPDIEDALKRWDRNMKLLQYTIQPFQGIKECLQSLLSRGYILGIVTSKTYQEYYSDFEPLGLADYFSTIVCADDTDEHKPQAAPLVAYLAKAHVSPENALYIGDSIYDIQCANNAGVDSGLVLWSNNVSNPIRADYYFKTLNDISKIL